A genomic stretch from Aedes albopictus strain Foshan chromosome 2, AalbF5, whole genome shotgun sequence includes:
- the LOC109421592 gene encoding uncharacterized protein LOC109421592, which translates to MNHLLVFFLLAISISLSLGYDVSHFYICSTDYVKKERNFLCQVSKFNMNVPLPSQGDEFFNCCMETSEWMNRSNKALLVDRLAKDMKKYGFDNRNSAIEKVGSDCRREMGSKINGRGYLLCFLTDKRTSNGFKHMLKKKEGEFFTKQTYCKSG; encoded by the exons ATGAATCATTTACTGGTTTTCTTCCTATTAGCAATATCAATTTCCTTGTCACTG GGCTACGATGTGTCCCATTTCTACATCTGCTCCACCGATTACGTCAAGAAAGAACGAAACTTCCTCTGCCAGGTAAGCAAATTCAACATGAACGTGCCATTGCCTTCCCAGGGGGATGAGTTTTTCAACTGCTGCATGGAAACGTCCGAATGGATGAACCGAAGTAACAAAGCTTTGCTAGTGGACCGGCTGGCCAAGGATATGAAAAAGTACGGCTTCGATAACCGTAACAGTGCCATCGAGAAGGTCGGTAGCGATTGCCGGCGAGAAATGGGAAGCAAAATCAACGGCCGGGGATACCTGCTGTGTTTTCTGACGGATAAAAGAACTTCGAATGGTTTCAAGCATATGCTGAAGAAAAAGGAGGGTGAGTTTTTCACGAAGCAGACTTATTGCAAGTCAGGTTAA
- the LOC109421606 gene encoding uncharacterized protein LOC109421606, whose amino-acid sequence MKLKVYLWVVCVLLAFCMCNAESHFKTCAEKQLSDDKPLQCKIKSLQVDGNMPKVKDYMTCAFEASGWMSKGSNKLDTSKIAEDMTPNGFSIKNNLDEVAKECEEEFGAEISAIDYLACLLINEKTKKEFKMTLMIKEAEFFKQNLCN is encoded by the exons ATGAAGCTCAAAGTTTACTTGTGGGTTGTATGCGTTTTACTAGCATTCTGCATG TGCAATGCAGAATCACACTTCAAAACTTGTGCCGAAAAACAATTGAGTGATGATAAACCGCTCCAGTGTAAGATAAAAAGTCTGCAGGTCGACGGGAACATGCCCAAAGTGAAGGACTACATGACCTGTGCTTTCGAAGCCTCTGGGTGGATGTCGAAGGGAAGTAATAAGTTGGACACTTCAAAGATAGCAGAGGATATGACCCCCAATGGATTCAgcatcaagaacaatttggatgaagtGGCCAAGGAATGTGAAGAAGAGTTTGGAGCAGAAATCAGTGCAATTGACTATCTGGCCTGTTTGCTTATCAATGAAAAAACGAAAAAGGAATTCAAGATGACGCTAATGATCAAAGAAGCCGAATTCTTCAAGCAAAATCTGTGTAATTAG